The genome window tttttttggcctgTGTACTTTTGTTTACTGTCGTTTTATTCGTTTTTTGCTCTGCTCTCCTTCCCCTAAAGGTGTCCAAGCTCCCCAACCTGCGATCGCTCAGCCAGCCGCTGCTGTTGGACATCATAGAGTCTCTGGCATCACACATATCAGATAAACAGTGTGCCGAGATGAGCTCCGATATATAGGCATGTCTCCTGGTCTGGTCTGGTCTCGTCTCTTCTcacctgtttatttattcatctcatGCAGTGTCTCTGCCGTTTCTCCCCTCCCCTTTTTCTCCGTGCTTGTTCTACCTACATCCTGCTTCTCTTTCCTCTAACGACTGAATCTGTGGAGAACTCTGTGCATGGTTAACTTCCTGACAAGATGTACTAACACATTCGTTCGGTAGGTAATACGCTGACTGGTTTAAAGTACCTCTGGACATGTCGCTTTAAtccattaaatatattttattttactataaatGACTCTGTTAAATGAGAGGAATTCCTGCgcttatgaatatttatgaacaCGCAAATGAGAAAGGCGCGCACGACCTGCTGCCGTCCCAATTAACAAGccgtaatcgttggcaaataaCTGCGGTATAagtttaataaaacacttcggggtgtgtcgttattggaaaataatccacattgGGATGagcgctgattattttcctagaacagcatgcTACAACATGcgctatatggtcaaaagtatgtgcacacctgaccatcacacctatatgtggttcttccccagaGTGTTAGCGTGAATTATGTGGACGTACACAATAGAAATAGATAGAAAGTCTTTATATGCtatagcattacagtttccctttcCTGGAACTGAagggtccaaacctgttccagcttgATGTGTTCCATGGCTTGTtcaggttggactggaagagcTCGATCGTCCTgtacagatccctgacctcaacatcttttgggatgaactggaacggaagaatggaggttattataactgcaaagggggactaaatctggaatgggacattcaacaagcacatatgggtgttcacatacttttggctatatagtatAGCTtctaatttatttgtatatgaCTGTCTATTTCAATACACTAGTCAATTTCTGTCATCTACTGATTTGCATATCGGACCTGATTGGTCCAAAGCACTGGAGCCTATTTTCTGACATCATCATCTAAGGGaatctttatttctctctctctctctctctctctctctctctctctctctctctctctcaatctctctgttttggtcagaaaagaacccaTTAAACAAATCAGTTATGTTTTTAAGTTCAGAGGTACTTTAAAACGATTCTTCacaaatgttaaacaaaacatGTATATTACCATAATGGCAATTATATGAACAATTCTAACCCACCGTTCAGTATCACAAACTTCTCTTTATACTGGTGCCATTACTAATCAATCCTATTAAGTGCTTTGAATCTCTGAATGTTTTCTACACTGCACTGTAAATATTATCTACTgagatttatttttgctcctAAACTATTCGGTTTATTTTCCCCACCTCTTTATTGTCCGTTCTAAATGTTTCTCCTTGCAGTTAAATGACTGTAAcctaaataaatatgtacagcTTCACAATTCTGGTACTGTATGATTATGCAGAGAGTCCTTAAGATGGACATCTTCCTTAATAAAATTTCAAACGATCGATTCGGTCATCCATTCATTAAATCGTGAGGCGTTCGTTCGTAAGGTTTCACATCAGTGGGGGTGAATATTTACGCAATCCCTATCacttttatgttgtttttatgttgatttgacgtcctATTTTGTGTAGGTTCATGACTATAAATTCCAATTTAAGTCTGTTTGAGTTCAAGGTTATACCATTGGAGGGGTTGGGGGGGTGAAAACTTTTGCGAGGCACTGTAAATCTGATAACAGACTTGTAAACAGACTGTAAACCTACCAGACTTGGAATTCAATTGGTTTCTGCAGTCGCAACAGTGTTTTAGTTGTTTCTTTGTCTAAACGATGACCATCTTTCTACCTCTGACTCTCGGCTGATTCTTGGATGGAGAGGACGAAACAAAAGACGGAATGAAAGAGAGGTTTTGGACGGAAGCACAAAGAGGCTCATTGATGGTGTGAGTCTGCGCTCTTAAACACTACTGCCAACAAGTGCAACTGGACCTGACGGGCATTCAGGCCACCCAAAGCCTCAGGGCTTCAACACTGGCACGAAAAGAAATCACTACTGCTGCTTTAACGGCGAGGGAAACCGTGTGCAGAACCCCGCGTTATAAATTTCTCTTACGATTGCGTTTTTAAACGCGACGGTCAGATTTGAAACGCAGCCTAACCTCCGTGTGGAGTTTAGTGACGGGAATCTTCTGTTCACTGAATGCTGGAAAAGCTTACAGTCTTTATACGGTGAAACGAAACAACTGAGTCATATTTGTAACACGAgtcgtttttctttttcatgatGACAGGAATGATTCACTACTATCCTATGATTCACTACTGTTACTTCTTTTTAGCGTTGTTAACGCTCAGTGTGCATCCCTACACAAACAGCACCTCATATTCAGACCCTACACGTGACGTTTTATGTCTTTacatattcacatgaaattatATCGACAGAATTATTACAGTACAAGAGGGTACACAAAATGGAACatgcttttgttatgttttcatttattaaaaatgtataaatcgggcaaatttcaggttttgtagACATGTATGCTGTATCAGCTACTCCAGTACTGTTTCAtatactagtgtgtgtgtgtgtgtgtgtgtgtgtgtttaggatgaACAGCGATCAGGGTtgttattaaatgaataaataaattacatttgaaattatacaaaacttattttttaaagcctctgaaatgaaacaaagcaatttttttttaatctaaatttttaaaaaatggctggCCAGAAGAAATTAAGTGCAATGTGTGGACATTTTGACTTGATCTCACTTTTTGTTTCTACGGAGGGAAAAACTAAACCGAACTCGTCCATGTTACAAATTCAGCTCAACTCGGAGGCTACAACTGTGTAGAAAAACATAAAATCTTGATTTAATAATGTTAAACAGTCAGAAACAAAATATAGGGCTAGTCCTGAAACTGTTCCCATAAACCAAGCTGAtactaaaatacataaaaactcCATTTAAATACTTTTCAAAATGCATCGAACTACTCATAGAACTAAATCTAAAAtctcagatagatagatagatagacagatagatagacagatagatcaatagatagacagacagatagacagagaggtAGCTACATcaatagatagatcgatagacagatagacagatagagattaATAGATCAATAGATAGAGAGCTCaatagacagaaagatagatggataggaagatagatagacaagatagatagacatagatagatcaatagacagacagatagagagattgatagatagatagatcaatagatagatagacataagatagaaagacagatcgatagacagacacagagattaATAGATagatcaatagatagatagacagagagatagatcgatcgatagatagaaagatagatagatagatagatcgatataTAGATCGATAGATGGATAGCTcaatagacagatagaaagatagatggatagatagatagatagtaaaACTGTCCAAACTATAAAAGCATTAGCAGGGATGAATTGaattgtcttctttttttttctttttttctctttttttcgggggggggggggggggggggtgattattttccacaaaattgtttttttttttttctaaactaaTTACAGCTTGAAAAAGCAATTCTGCACTTCTGCTTGCTCTTTGTGCGATTCGCAGCTTTATCATCGACCTGCTCGAGTTTCGGCTGTCGTCGGTTTCTCGAGGACGTCGTGGATGGAAATCTTTAAAACAGCAAGGAACTTTCCTAAGAGTGTttggaaacaaacaaaagataAACACAGTCCTTTTTGTCCAAATAAGAGCACTGATATATCAAATATcgataaatacacaaataagaACATAAAGAACCTTTAGGGGTTTGCCCAAAGATAAAGCCATGAGATGATCTGTGCTGTAAGTAAAAAGTAAAGCAAATCTCTAACAAACTTGACCTCTAATGGCTGTGACAACAAGAACCGGGAATTTCCTTATCCCACGATATATTTATCTGTAAACGTCTCCAGGTCTTGTGTGATTAGCTGCTTCTACGCTTAAATGCTAGCTTAACATTCAAGCTAGTTTCTAGTTCGTAGAGTCATCATGCTAGCTAAAGTCAGAGATTCAGGGATTAGCTGCAGAGTAGCTGGTGTTCGTTAGCTTTCATTCATATTCTCCATAAAGCTAACTAGCTACATGATTTCCTGGCGGTTTTCACTGTCAGTAATCAAACCGAGTAGGATTTAAGGATGCAGGCTTCTTTCCTAGTTAAGATTCTTTCTTGCACTTTTATTAAGGAGCTAAATTTaaaagtttgtgcttttgtatttttgaagtgttttttgttgttgttgttgttgtttttgttttttgtttttaaacctaGCTATTAGGTTAGCAGCTCAGCATGTCAGAATGCTAGGAACTAGGATGGTTTTGGTATTGAGAATGTTCTGGTTTGCttagtgttgtgtttttgtttagtttatttgatttttttttttttttaccctaatGTTAAAAATGCTAAACGTTGCATTTCTTTAATGGTAGTCTTTGTCTAACTGGGAACATTGTGCAAGCATCACATCACCAGGAACATCAGAGCAGGAGATGTTACAGTTGCAGGAACGTTATAGCCTAACTTCGTTCTGATTACGTTCTCTTAACGTTCTTTACCtggagagaatttttttttagatgattGTTTGCATATTTACTTGAGTGAGGAATCTGCGTAATCTACATTAAACGCATTTCATAATCGCATTTCGTCTGAAGTGTCTTTAATTAGGTAGTATCACTGTCCAAATTTGCTCCTATATAGATTAGATTTGGATTCATTCTTGCGTCTCTTTGTTCCGTTTGTGCCTTCATCCTTGACCTGCTCATGTTTCGCCCTGCGGAGGCTCCTTGCGCTTCAGCCGGATTCAAATCTAGACCTAtcttatttcagcttttaaaaAGCCCTTATTGTCCTCTACGATGATATTCATCACTTCGGCCGAACAGAACGGCTCTTGTGGAAGGCCCTGCTTAAGGATTACCGCGTGCTTCGCTTATTAAAACACCTGATGATGAGGAGTCGGGCTGGGCTGTACCTGTGGCTCTGTGGGTCCTGGGGAGGGACAGATTAAAGCAGCATCAGTTGGATAGAGACTTTCTGAGATgtacagagagaggaaggaacCAGAACTGACGATGGTGCTTCTAACCACTAAGATCGTACAGAGAGCGTCACTCTTTGTGGCTTTCGGTGGCCTTGTCACGACGTTCATCACCACATTTTTACCGCTGTGGAAGACGATGAACTCGGAGCTGAACGAGATGGAGAACTGGTACGAGGGTCTGTGGCATATGTGCATCTTCACGGAGGAAGTGGGTCTCCACTGCAAAGCCTTCGAGTCTCTCCTCGCTCTGCCTCCAGTCACGCTTGCCTCCAGGATTCTCATGTGTGTATCCATCGCGACTGGGTTCCTCGGTGTGTTGGCGGCGTTTTTCGGACTCGACGGCGTCGAGATCGGGGCCGGCCGTGACAGGTTAAAGAGGGGACTCCTCATCCTCGGTGGTGTGCTGATCTGGGTGTCGGGACTCACGACTCTGGCGCCGGTTTCGCTGATCGCGTACGTGATGGTGGTGGAGTTCTGGGATGGGGGTCTTCCTGACGTGATGCCGCGCTGGGAGTACGGCGAGGCCATGTTCTCCGCCTGGTTCTCGGGACTTCTGCTGGTCATCGGGGGATCGTTTATTTTCGTCGCAGTGTGCATGAGGGACCACGAAGAGAAGCAGCAAAGGGAAATCTTCTCACCTACTCATGAACTTCAACCAAGGACTCAGCATTACCTAAAGACAGAGGTcttatagatttatttttacattttccaccACACAGTATGATAGAATGATGAATTAATTattgaaagattaaaaaaaaaaaaaacacacacacacattacctgGTTTGTTAGCATGTATGTTTTTAGTATTTTTGTGATGGTGCTCATTAAAATCTGAGAAAACAATCATTGTTTGCAGAGGTTGGTTCATTTGGAAGACACTTCAGTTTGACAGTGTTATCTgtatatttactcatttacttATTAAACCATATGAGCTTCTCTCAAGActctattttcttttccttcactCAGAAACATATTCATCAACTTGACAAGTTCAGTGAGAGCCAACATGGTCTCAGTGTTCTGCTCGCACAACTTGCACCTATGTAAGATGaaagttagggttagatttGGCATCGACGGTCGTTAAGACTTCATTTGAATTTCTCATGAGATCAGTTTGCAAGCGGAAATGGGAATAGGTgagaggatccaaaaaaaaccacccaacaacaacaacaacaacaacaaaaaaacactgttcatgggatacaaaaaaaaaggttgggtGGGCAAAGAGTGGGCAAAGGGTGGGCCTAGAAGTTATTACAGAATATTGAACTgacagcatttatttttttttgttccttgtGATAATTGAATCGAAAAAGCTTTTAAACCGTGGATGTGACTGAAAGACGGGTGACTGAGTTTTGGGACGTCTAGTGTTCAGGGGTGACTGAGGACAAGCGAAGCGCAGGTGTGCATTTGCTTTACAATTAGACCGTAATCCCGGCACTGCTCGAAAAGTaggacacttaaaaaaaaaattggctgaAAGCACAGTACAgctgtacaggtgtgtgtaacTGTAGCTGGTTCTAAGTGTTTTAAGTCCATTAATGGAAAAAGAAACCACACGCCACCCGTCTAACTATTCAGTCCAGGTGAAGGTTTGAGTGCTAGGTCATAGACTTTCACTGTTCACTTCGCTTTGATGCTTTCGATTGGCAAAATCCTTTAAAAACGAACAGAATAATCCAGTGTCACttcagtatgtatatatatatatatatatatatatatatatatatatatatatatatatatatatataacttaaaTGTATTGAGCAAGacgagtaaggaataaaacacttgttttGTTAGTGGATAATCAATCAGTAACGGTGTGATGTGACATGGCTCGACAAAACATtaattcttttcctataacagcgtgtcacgaaagtgttttattccttttacaccgTAGCAATTTGCCAGACCtagccatttttatttatgaaagacCGTAATCATAATCTACGTccttttatagttacgtttaacgtCGTGGAACATCTATGAAACAAGCTATTTCCTGATGTTCCTTATGTTATATCTGCTCTGTACAGTCGTTTCCTCGCCATTCTCACTTTATTCTGTATTATTAAGTaattaaggcaaaaaaaaaaaagcagcttgtcatgttacagagaaaccatcAATGAaaaactttacctctgactgttacaaagcactaaaactggagactccttccaaaaactgCAAAATGAACATCTTCGCACACACCTTTTTTTATGCGTTTATGTGGCAGATCTTCCACGTGAACTACGTGAAcacttatatattataataaactcattaaaatacagtcccctccaaaagtttTGGAACAGCAATGCTAATTCGCTATACATccaagacatttgggtttgagatcagcaTTCATTTcctatttacatctagatgtgtgcAACATCTTCAAACATGGCACCTGTGGTGTCAGACCacccactttttttttacgtgagcaaaagtataggaacacatctagattaaataaataaatatcaggaaatgaaagctgaaattctgctttatcgtct of Ictalurus punctatus breed USDA103 chromosome 22, Coco_2.0, whole genome shotgun sequence contains these proteins:
- the cldn26 gene encoding uncharacterized protein LOC793143 homolog (The RefSeq protein has 1 substitution compared to this genomic sequence) gives rise to the protein MYRERKEPELTMVLLTTKIVQRASLFVAFGGLVTTFITTFLPLWKTMNSELNEMENWYEGLWHMCIFTEEVGLHCKAFESLLALPPVTLASRILMCVSIATGFLGVLAAFFGLDGVEIGAGRDRLKRGLLILGGVLIWVSGLTTLAPVSLIAYVMVVEFWDGGLPDVMPRWEYGEAMFSAWFSGLLLVIGGSFIFVAVCMRDHEEKQQREIFSPAHELQPRTQHYLKTEVL